In the genome of Brachypodium distachyon strain Bd21 chromosome 3, Brachypodium_distachyon_v3.0, whole genome shotgun sequence, the window TCCAAAACAATGCCGTTGCGCTAGTCCTAGATCGCACAACGTCGTGCCATATTTCGTTGCGATGTAGAGCCTATAGCAACGTCACATTTTTTTGATGTGCTATTGGTgatcattttttgtttgagccTGTAGCCACTCCTATAATTTTGTTGCCATAGCCCTTCGGGCCTGTTGCCTCGCATCCCTCAGTTTGTTGCCCTAGCCTTTGCGCCTGTAGCCACTCTTATAATTTCGTTGCGGTAGCCCTTTGGGCCCATTGCCTCGCATCCCGGAGTTCGTTGCCCTAGCCTTTGAGCCTGTAGCCACTGCTTTAATTTTGTTGCACTATCCTTTGAGCCTATAGCCAATCAGCCTACAGCAACGTGTCATATGACGTTGCGACAACATGTAGGCCTGTTGCGACGGCACATGGTCTGTGGCAATACCCTTTAGGCTAGTTGCGACGTGCGATGTGTCGTTGCCATACTATGTAGGCATGTTGCTACCTCTTATGGATCGTCACGATATTCTTTATACCTCTAGCCACGAGTCTTATTTCGTTGTGATATCCTATACGACTATAGCCATGACTCTTGTTTAGTTGTGATATCCTATGGACTATAGCCATGCCTCTTATTTCGTCGTGATATCCTATACGACTATAGCAACACCCAAGAGGGTTTCACCACACCCATATATCGTTTCAAATTACTGTATTGCTACCATACTCTGGTGTCGCAATAATGCTTTTTCACAACTAGCATGGGTTGTTGCCATTAGATCTATACCAACTCCGCAATACAACTTATGCATCGCAAAGATCGTTGCATAAATACCCTATTGTCACGCCTCCCTTAGTTGCAATAAAGCATGTGGTATTTTGACACCCTAAATTCGGTTGCGTTACCTTatagcatcggtgtttcttgCCACACCTACCAACGAACATTATTAGTTGCGATTGCGCACTATTGCAACGAAAAACCACTTATTGCAACTAAAACCGGCCGTGGCTCCAGGGTGCACGCCTTGTAGCGCTGGTAGGTTCCGGTCCATAAGGGAGATCCATAACAAGTCTAGGAGCATGTCATGACAGGGTTTTGGCCACAAAACCATGAAAAATATCTGAATCCGAAAAGCTATGGACAAAGTAactattttaatttttgtatAGATTGCAAAATCATCCTTGAAACCCCTCATTGCTGAAATCATGATTTTCACACCATGTACGATAAATGATATCACCATTTCCACACCAAATTATTTGAATGAAAGGAAAAATGTGTCATTTAATTAATAATTGGTTTCCAAAATCTTTTCCTTCCATCAGGCAGACAACGAAATGAACATCGATGCATGTCAAGCAGAAACAAACTGTGCCCTAACTTCAAAAGTCATCTCACCTATCCCACCTGCTGGGTAGGCCAATAACACACATGACTTCTTGGCGGACACAAACCAACTGGTTCATCCCTCCGCCACCCCTACCATAAACTTCCTCCTCCTTAGGTCTGACCTAGTTACCCTTGTTATATTTGTAGACTTCACAATGCATTGGAAAAAATGGTGTTGGGGTAATATGTAAAACTATCACCTTTTAAAGCATTTATTCCAAATGCTAAAACCATGGTTTCACTTTTCACGCTGCTTACTAGATTGCCCTTCTTGCATCAAATTTGTTTTAGTCGGACAAACAAAAGTGCCACAATATATGGTTTACCTAATTATACATGTAAAttaacaaaaaatgaaaaaactCCATTATTATAAACTTATAGACCAATTACGGTTTGTTTGTGTTCGACACACGGTTATGTGTTCTGTTCGCCTGCACAGAGGGTGGGAGTCAGGTTAACATGATCGATGAAAACATGAAGCGGTTTGTTACATGCGGTGATGTTCATTAACTTATATATCTACTAGATGGAAGGAAGAGATTTTAGGAACCATTTATTAATTAACAGACACTTTTTTTGTTCTATTCAAATTATTTTGCGTGGAAATGGTGAAATCATTTATGGTACATGTTTTCAAATTCACGAGTGTGGCGATGAGAGATCTTGGCAATGATTGTGCAACATAGACAAATATTTAAATGTTTATTTTGTCCATAGCTTTTCAAATCTTTTGATATTTTTCATGGTTTTGCGGCGAACACCATGTCATCGAGTTTCTCCTCGATCAACTTTGGATCTCCCTTCTAGACTGGGACCTACCAAGGAAATGAAAGCTGATGGGAAACCATGATGTTGTTTCACATCATTTTATTACGTCCGTGCGTTTGTTGTTGCTGCAGGAATCACATGCCGGCGGCTTGATGGGTCACTTTGGACGTGAAAAGACTTTGCTTATGCTTAATGAGAATTTTTGTTGGCCAAAGATGAGGCGTGATGAGGCGTGATGTGGACAGGTCATAAGGCTTAGTCCAAGCTGAAGCCTCACGGTTTGTATACCCCTCTTCCTGCCCCTAGTGTTCCATGGGAAGATATTAGCATGGATTTTGTGTTGGGATTGCCTAGGACCAGGAGAGGACATGATTCTATATTTGTGGTAGTGGATCGTTTTTCTAAAATGGCGCATTTTATTTCCTGCCACAAGAGCGACGATGCGTCGCATATTGCTAATCTGTTTTTCAGGGACATCGTGAGATTGCATGGAGTACCAAGGACGATTGTTTCTGATCGTGACGTGAAGTTCACGAGCTACTTTTGGAAGACGCTTTGGGGGAAGCTAGGAACAAAGTTGCTATTCATCACTACTTGTCATCTCCAAACTGATGGCCAAACGGAGGTGGTGAATCGCACACTTTTAGCGTTGCTGCGATCAATGATCAAGAAGAACCTGTGTGCATGGGAGGAGTGTTTGCCGCATGTGGAATTTGCATATAACAGGGCGGTACATTCAACAACGCAGCTTTGTCCGTTTGAGGTGGTATATGGTTTCAAACCCATTACGCCACTTGATTTGCTGCCACTTCCAAGTCAAGAGCGTGTGAATATGGAGGCGTCCAAGCgtgctgattttgttcggaAAATACGTGAGAAGACTAAAGAAGCAATAGAGAAGAAGGGCAAATACAATGCTGCACGTGTCAATACAAAGCGAAAAGAAGTGCTCTTTCGGTCCGGCGATCTGGTATGGGTTCATTTTCGTAAGGATAGATTAATTTCCTAAACAATGTAAGCCAAAGTTGCTGCCACGAGGAGATGGACCATACAAGGTGCTTGCCAAGATCAATGATAATGCTTACAAGATAGATCTTCCAACCGATAAGTTTGGCTTGAGTAATTCGTTCAACGTTGCTGATTTGACGCCATATGATGGGGAATACCTTGGAGCGTCGAGGTCGACGCCTTTtgaagagggggaggatgatgaagaCATCCCTGGTCCTTTGTCATCTTCGCCtaatgatgatcttgctattcaagataaacccaatggtctacgcattggaccaattacacgagcacgtgccaagttattagaacaataggtgaactcactcctaactgcacctaatgtttatattgatgagaattttatactacctaagtctttgtatctttgtgtaATCAGGTTTGAGCCTGAGGCAACCGTGgagcgtggaggagaggaggccgcatgcgaggatcatcatgtactgttatccaacatcaagatatgcgcgatGGAGGTAAGAGAGGCAGGCGcaccacaaatgaagatggaggatacAAAAGGCTAGAAGAGCAACTTGTGTGCAAGTggcagccaacgacaagaatgatctgcccaccacaagttgagtacgagtatgaggcgcatcaggacagcctacgacgagCCCAGACCTGCGAGTCCTTGTTTATGTCAAGTCCTATTCGGATTGGTTGTATGAGTTTGAGTCGAACCTAGTTTGAGTCTTAGTCCGTTTGTGGGTTTGGCTGCCCCTCGCCTATATACACAAGGGGTACGCCTAGGGTTAGAgttagaccacgttttagctATTTTCGAGACTCTTGTTGATTGCGAGAAGCATTTATCTGGAATCCTATACACTatattcgtttcgatagggtgtttgTTATCTATTGAAAGTTCGAGTGTAATCTGTCGTTCCgctgggaattggaagattgcaaaaccgcttgtggtcggTGGACTACTACGCAAGTGTGTGCTGttgcgaatttccattgggttgcaagttcgtcaTGCGGCGACAGGTGAacagccggaagatttgtagaatcatacaagttatcctcgttgctctctgagaagatcgggccaccccttatCATCTTGGTATCAGATTTCCAGTGTTTACTCGGTGAGCATAATTTTACCCGTAGTTAGATTTGTTTTTCGTCCTATCCAGAAAAAGCCATACCAAAAATTTTTAGGTTAGATTTTGCCATAGCCTTAGTTGCACCGTTTACTTGTGTTTAGTTGCTGGTCATTGTTCCTTTGCGTATCCTTTTTCTGTTTCGTAGATCTTATAGGTTTGTTTCCGTGTTCTACTCTAAGTCGGCGAGATCAGTTTTTACCCTTGTTCTAGTCGGAGTCGTCGAGATCAGTTTTGTGGCCGAGTCCTTCTTCTAGTCGGATTGCTGTTTCTGCGTCAAGGTTAGATCGGTTTCTTGTGTCCGATCCGAGTCCTATTTTCAGTCGGCCTGTCCTTCCCGACTTCAAGTACTTTTAGGTTTCTTGTTTCCAATCCGGGTTCAGCTTGGGGTCGGTTTTCCTTTGCCGATCCGAGTTGCGGAGTCCTAGTTGGTTTTGGTTTCGGTTTGCCAACCTTCCAGTCTTGCGTAAACTTCATTATTTGAGACTAGCATATTTTTTGCTCATGGGCTGCTCTTGTTAAGAAAAGATCCAATTGATTTGTAAGTTGTTTCCCGGCAAAGCTTCGGCCGCAAGGAAAGAGTAGGggagagcaaaaaaaaaagagtctggACCTCTCTCCAAATTTTTTTCAAGTCTATACTGTTTTTACACTTCCGGGATCATTTTTAGCTATCCGCCGTTGTAGCGGAAAATTTGTGATCCAAAATTTGCTATTTCCAATTGTCGTTTGAGCAATCTTGTGCCCGTTTCCTTTGAGCTTTTGCTAGTGTCTCTCCTTGTGCATTGCAACACGAGCTTATCTTCAACGTATCTCATATTTTCAGCTCTTCCATATAGTTGCATTTGCCTCAATTATCTCCACCGTGTGTGTTTCCCTTGTGAGTCGAGTCATACGATCAGCACTAGGCCTTGTAAATTTGGTGTTGTTAGGTATCCCAACCAAGCTCCACCTTATACATCTTAGTTGTCGTGTGATAGTCTTGACCCATAAAATTCGCTTGATCACACACGTGCGTTTCAGCCACCGCAGCGGTAAGTAGTTTTTTCAATTCACTTCGGAACGGTAAAATACCttgttattttcagttttgagtgAGTTGAGAGTTTCCACCTATATATCTACACTTGGTTGCTGCTATTTTTGTGTCTACCATGTCTACAGACGTTGATCAATACGATGTGGAGAAGAAGCAAGATCCTACAGCCTCGGTGCAGTTCTATCAATATGAGGCGCTTCGTATGCACTTTCAGCGTCAACTCggcctccaaattgatccccTCGCAGAGCAAGTGCAGAACATGGAGCTGAAAGTGGACAATACCGAGAAGACCGTGAATGACACGCATCAATCTATCACCGCGTTGCAGCAGTCGGTTGACGCGCTACAGCGGTCCATTGGTGCTATTCAAACCACTTTGGAATGGTTGCAAGGTGATGGCGAGAGTGTCCATGGTCGTGAGGAGGCACATCGTGAGGATGATGGCGGTCGACGTGAACGGTTTCAGCAAGACAATCGTGATCCTCGAGTGCACCATGACATTCCCAATGGTCGCGGGATGGGTGATCGTGGTGGTGGTCCGCATGGTCGTGGATTTGCTCATCGTGATGTTGACGGTGATTTCAGGCAGCCACACCATCGTGATGATGATGGCTTGGGCAGGCCCAAGTTTACAATTCCAAAGTTTGAAGGCTCCACTGATGTTGACGAGTATATCAATTGGGAGCTGAAGGTTGAAAAGTTATGGAGCATGCATGAGTACACCGAAGATAGAAAGATCAAGTTGGCGTCCTTTGAATTTGATGGTTATGCTTTGCTATGATGGGAGAACCTTGTGCAAACACGAGAAGAGAACGGATTGCCCGCTATTGTTACTTGGTTGTCCATGAAACGCGAGATGCGTGAGCGTTTTATTCCACACAACTACAACCATTTTATGATAAGTTGCAGAATTTGAAGCAAGGTACCAAGTCCGTGGATGACTAtcatcaggagatggagcttATTATGCAGCGTGTCCGCGTGCGTGAAGATGCCGAACAAACCATGCAGCGTTTCCTTTCTAGTCTGAACTTCAATGCCAAGCCCATTGTCCGGCATTACCAATACCATGATATCACGGAGTTGCTTCATCAAGCACGTGAAGCAGAGCCTCAGTTGGCGGAGGATGCGAAGTTTGCTGCACGTACTACCGCTGCAAGGGTCGTTTTACACCACGGACAGCGAGCAACGCGTCTACCCCTGGTACCTTGGAAAGTAGACCCATGGTTGGGGAGAGGAGGTAGTGGCTCTGGTTGTCCGCCTCAGCTCTGGGAGAACGAATCCGGTGGAAACGGCGAAGCTCGAGAGGTCATGGATCTGGCTGTCCGCCTCAGCACCACCGCTCGTCCGCCTCAGCCACCCTCCATCTTAAGGTCGACACAACATCGCAGTCCACCCGTCGTATGCTGCAACGCTACACCGGCCATGGCCACTCAATCCCACGTCCCTCCATGAGCTAGGGTTTGGCGGCGGCACAGCCGCCTTCTTGAGACGCTAGGTCATGACCTTTTGCTTtgtggaaaaggaaaaggtagGGATTGGCCTTAGTATTTGGAGGTCTGAGTCGAGACGGGCCAGGGGCGCAACGCAGTCCGTGTTACCAATCTCCACACACGAAGCTTCCTCTTGGGCCGGCCTTGATATCTCAGGAGCACCCGAGCGATCCCAGCAAATGACACGTTGATGTTCTCAGCAAGCCCCCTTAATTTAAAGGACTCCTTATAGTTTAATTAGCCTATCAAGGGGCATGTATCGGACCAGCCTAGCGCGCTTCGAATCAACATACGCATAGGGATTATATAAGTTTTATGCATCCAGCCTAATATAACTATAAGCTTCTACCTCAACTCTAAGTAGTATAGGGATTAGAAGTTGTATGCATCCAGCCTTACAAGACTAATAACACTAAATTCATCCAGAccaaaagggaaaaaaaagaagtggcCCACTTCTTTTGATGCACCCAGGTATGTTCCATTGTGCTGAGAATGAAGTACACCACCAGCAAGCTTAATGGCGCCACTCTTCCAAGGTTGGTGCTTCCACGCCAATATTCTTCATGTCTCTGATATTTGCTGTTTAACATAAAGTATGTGTGTTCAGTCATCACTTAATCCCATGAAACAGGCTAAAGGGAATTTGCAAAATGTTAATTTTTCTCTATGACTATAAAGATGGCAGCATTGCACCTGAGCTGCAGCTATAAGCCTGTAATTGTCTGTTTCATACAATGAATTGTACCTTTCTCATTAGCTGATCAAACTGCCCATTTAAAGATATTTCAACTTACTACCTGCCCTTTCCAAGCTGCGGCATGTTGACACGCTGCCAAGTACTAAATTCATGCTTAGCGTGAATTTAGATGTCACGAGTTAAATTCCTTTTAAGGGTGTTTACTTCTTGCAAATGATCTTAAAATGGCAGTGACATCAGGAAATATAGGTTCAGTGATCTCGTAGCGTCCAATCACCCAGGTGCTAAGACAAGATCAACTATTCATCTTCCAATTTGAGAAACCCCTAAAGAAAAATAGATTAATCATGTACTAATGCTGATCAATGATTTAAGTGTTATTTGGACATAAACACCTATGCCACTATAGTTTTATGACAATACAATACAACAATAGGTATTCAAGTGACTATAGCTCTTTATTTCATCTCGTCTATTGTTCCCACTTCCCAGTACCAGAACTCCCCACGACAGGAGATAAAAGAAGGATCATAAAAGTGAATTTTGTTAATACGAGAAATTACCATTCAAGCTTTCCTGTTAATATTCAATAATATGTCTAAACATACACATCCAATATTACCAATATACAGCTAGGAAGTTGTGTAACGTGGAGAGTAATATATGGAAGGGGTAACATGAAACATGAGTACTTACATAAATGTATATCTGGCCTCGCAGCCGCTGTTGCATCAATAATGACTGTAACTTTCTCATAGTCCAGTGCTACAGCATCATAGGCAGTCTGCCGAATGCAATTTGGTGTTTGAACCCCTGAAAATCAACACATATATGCACATGAGTAAATGCTTCTGTTTAGCGTGGTATACTGGTATGGGACTCTCAAgcacaaaacaaagaaaacaatatctGTTGTTTGCTCAAGCACAAAATGATAGAAACAATCAATGTTCTGTACAACTGTTTAAAGGTGCTGCACTGTACATTTGTTCCCTTATGAAACATCCCTCTGATATTAGCATGGCTTGTTGGAGTTGATTAGTTGAACACGCAAGGCATTCCTCCGTCTCGCATTCTCCCAGTCGTGGTGCTCCACGCATGGAGAGAATACACGCATTTCGTTCTTCTCTATAGGATACACATGCACTAGGAGGAACAGATTTACAGATTTTTAGTAGGCAGTATTTTTATTCCTGCCAGTTCTTTCTTCTATAATTTTTCAACTCAGTTCTCTTTACATACTGGCTACAAGGTATATACAGCCTTCTTTAGGATCCTTCAACTCCCTAGACATGTGATGATGTGAACACATGCCATCTACCAATGTGAACACAACTCGTTGATTTCTCCAGTAAGGAAATCACCAAGATGAACTCCCCACCAGCACTTAACTATGTGCATACACACATGAACAGAACACAATGTTATGTGTCAAGATTAATTATTTCCAACTTAATTATACCCATCGTACATCTTGAAAACATGAGCTAAGCTAAATATTAAAGAACAAAGAGATGAACATTACAGGAAGTGCTTACCAACAATCACCAAGTTCTTTATTCCTAGTGTTTTAAGAACAGAATCGAGGTGCGTTGCAAAGAAAGCACTAAATCTTGTCTTCACCAACTTATAGTCACCTTCTTTGATAACAAGCCCATCAGCTAGCTCTGCACCTTTCGAACCTTTTGCTGTTGGACCCTTCCCACCAGAATACAAATGCCTGCGAAAAAGTTCAACATCTCTTCCAGAAGGGTCATGCTCTCTTACCACCTAAATCGTAGATCATCATCAGTTAGTGCCTCTGTCAGTGCCTGAACATTCAAACTATTACCTACTACAAGAAGCACATTGCTTTGTGTACAAAGGAAGAAGTGTAGGTTACATAAACGAAACCACTGAGTATCATAAAGCATATTGAGCATAGTCCAGAAATTTCTTGTACATCAACACAACCAAGAACCTATGGATGCAAAAGTTACCAATGCAACAATTCTAAAAGACAAAAGAAAACTGATTTTTAACTTAGGTGATGTGCACTGCATGTTATATTTGGTTCATGACTTCATGCAGGTAAAGTACCTGAAATAGGAAACAGATGCTAGCTGAACGATTCGTTTTGTATCAGATTTTAGAATAAAATGATACCAGTCCAAACAATTGACAACACTCAAACTTTATGCTCTTTCTAGGTGAAGCAAATAAATCATGACAGCAGCCACCTAATCCAGCAACCATGAGACGTCTTGCACAGAACTTGGTTCCAGATGTCCCCAaagaaaaaagcaaaacaaaagaaatcgTTCTAATTTATTGCCAGTCATGGTAGGTACAAAATCGAAATTCACAGAGCTATTGCACTTCCCCACCATCTAATGCTGAATTACTGACAGATGTTGAACATACATTGTTCGCCGATCACTACTGCacccaaaaaaatatgttttgaCTAAAAGACGTGAGCAGGATGGCCCAAGCAAGTAAGCAGATTCTGAAAACAATGAGATACCGGTCATTGGCTTAAGATGTGGTTTGCATTTGACCAAGATAATAGGAGCAGTGAAGAAGTCTGTGAGGCTAGCGGGGGCCGGAGAGTGAATATTCTTAATTCTATCTACCAAGTTGTCCCTGTTCTTTTCATGCGAACCAAAAAATGTAGAGATTATCGATCACTGCAGAGCTAATCGTACAAAAGACGACCCGAAAAATTAACCCCGAGCATGGAGCCACTAAATTGGAGAGTATTGGAACAAGAAATTGCACATACATTACAAATTCAACAAGAATCAAATTAGTAATACTAGGGAAGATGAATCAACTGACCCAGACGACGAAGATGCCGCGCTCCCGCGCCACGGAGACGGCCTCAGCGACGGTGGGGACtacgccctcgccgccggctacCAGCACCGGGCTTCCCATCGCCGGGTCGACGAAATCCTTCTGCAACCCCAACCACCACCAATTCCGCCCATAAATCCACCATAATTCACAAGTAGGTAACCACGAATTCATTCTTTttgtgcaaaagaaaagagaggcaGACCCAAAATCGAGAAACCAAGAACCGACCTGCATGTCGATGACGAGCATGGCCGTCTCGGTCcacttggcggcggccgccatggatCGCTGCGACTTGAAGGGGCTGGTCGGGATCCTGGGGATTAtgctgccgcctcctcca includes:
- the LOC100846613 gene encoding probable inactive nicotinamidase At3g16190 isoform X2, yielding MPSHLALLSCLLVLVLSLDKFLLHYLRKRWLSGGGGSIIPRIPTSPFKSQRSMAAAAKWTETAMLVIDMQKDFVDPAMGSPVLVAGGEGVVPTVAEAVSVARERGIFVVWVVREHDPSGRDVELFRRHLYSGGKGPTAKGSKGAELADGLVIKEGVQTPNCIRQTAYDAVALDYEKVTVIIDATAAARPDIHLSNIRDMKNIGVEAPTLEEWRH
- the LOC100846613 gene encoding probable inactive nicotinamidase At3g16190 isoform X1, which gives rise to MPSHLALLSCLLVLVLSLDKFLLHYLRKRWLSGGGGSIIPRIPTSPFKSQRSMAAAAKWTETAMLVIDMQKDFVDPAMGSPVLVAGGEGVVPTVAEAVSVARERGIFVVWVVREHDPSGRDVELFRRHLYSGGKGPTAKGSKGAELADGLVIKEGDYKLVKTRFSAFFATHLDSVLKTLGIKNLVIVGVQTPNCIRQTAYDAVALDYEKVTVIIDATAAARPDIHLSNIRDMKNIGVEAPTLEEWRH